ATCGCTGCTAGAACGGGGTTTGTAAAGCCGTTCAGAGCAGTCCTGGGCCTGGTACCGGAGCGTGGAGGTGACTGCAGGGCGGGTGGGACAGGGCAGAACCGAGACTCCCGCTCTGCAGAGCTAAACCAAAGTCATTTCTGAGGTCACAGAGCTGGAAGCTCCAACGATCTGTATCAGAAAATGAAGGATCAGTCTAAAACCACCAGCACTGAATCCACTCCCCTTTATTTCATGAGAGTGTCTGGACTCTGGAGAGAAGTTCTGGTTTCAGGGGGCTTGCTGGCTGCTCCTTTCCTGCTGCCTGAATGTCTGCCATGACTGCTGCATCCCAGGCGAGAGTCAGGAGGGCTGAGGGCACCTGGAACAGAAAAGTGGGGCGTTAAGCTACAGCAATGTTACACTCTGACCTCGTAACATGCCGTGTACGTTCACGGACCTGGAAAAACTTAGCAAGAGCACTCCAGCTAAAAAGGACAAGTGTGGATTTCTGCAAGAAGCTCCTTAGAGGATTCTGCTTTAGGCTTTCTGGCGGTAGCCTCGTGCTAGAGCTGCGCTTGCCTCACAGCTGCCGCCCTCCCTCTTTTCCCAGCGTGGCTGCTGAGCCTGtgacagagctgctggcagctaCCGCAGCCCGCGTTCCCTTCCAGACTGACCTCCTCGCCTTGAGCCAGCTGTTTGTTTGCTCGAGCTTAAAAAGAAGCGGCCAGAGCACAACTTAGGGCACTGAAAGCAGAAGACACAAACTTCTCTCTAAGCTATGAGCAGCAGATGACTCTGTGACAACCTGAAGACCCCTGTGGAAGGTACCAGCCATCTTTTTGTACTCACCAGCCCACATTCATTGAAGGCCAAGTTCTCATCCGTCAGTTTGAGACCTCCGGGTCCCAACAGCTCAAAGGGCAGCCAGTCATCTCTGAGCGCTCCTCTCACAAAGTTGTAGAGCGCAGATACTGATTCTCGTGCATAAAAAGTCCCTGCCATGAGAAAACAAGGTGAGAGATTGAGAGCGTCTCTGGCATTTACCAAATCTAACCTTTTTGTGGTAGGTTTCGTGGGGCTCACGTACTGACGCGAACTTTATGAACTACTTCAGTGACACAGAAACAGCCTGATTCAACTGAGAAGTATAAAAGCAGAatccccaaagaaaaaaaaaaattacttcgATTGTTGTGAGCCCCTGCTGGCCTGTAACAAAGAACCAGGAAAGCCTGAAACGATTTCCAGAGTTCTACTGCAAAATTTGAAGAGGATTTTTACTGTCGTATAGCCTGACACCACACAGGCAACCCCACGCTGGTTACTCTAACAAACTGATCTAATGAGTCCAGCTTGTTCGCGGCAGCCTGGGAAGAGCACGCTTTTAATTAACAGCGCCTTGAGATTCTTCCCTCTCCACTCAGCCCTGGCTTACGGTCCCAACCCTGGGCAGGTGGAGGGCTCAGAGGTGGAAAGAGTTCTTAGAAAAACATCATCCCGCTCTGGCTTTTGTTGCTTTATTCTACCAGCTGCATCCAGCACACCTCAGGCCTGCTTATTATTTAAACTCTTACGCTATGAGTATTCTCAGAAGCTTTTGGGGGGTGTACGAAGAAAGGGTAAGAAGTCTTCTTTTTACCTTGGAGGATGTATCCATCGGGAAACCGGACTCGCACCAGGGTGTAGTTGTACTTCCGCATTTccctttgttcttctttctctcGCATGGCTCTTGTCCTCAGCATCGAAGCCTTCTCCACTGCTTCTGTCCTTTAGAGAGAAAGCGATTTTTAGCACGAAGGAGCTCTTGGCTGGGCTGTCAGGGCCCTCCTGAGCCTGCTCACCGGAGCCGCTGCTCTCGTTTGATCTCTTCTGCGGTGAGGTTGTAAAAGTCATTCGGCAGCTCAAACCGAGCAGCTTCAGGCGACGGTTTGAATACGGAGAGCTGGCGATCCAGCTGGGCTCTCACGGGCTCAGAGCTTAAAAGCTGTTCTTTGTAGTCCCTGAGGTCTTCCAGCTTGGTCAGCATTTCTTCCTTCAGTACGTAGTACTCCTCTGTGGTCTCTACAGCCAAAACAATGGGATTAGAGCCTCTCGTTCTTTACAGGAGTAATGTAGGAAATATAAGAGCAAGGATCTCCAGAAAACGTAATGTCTTAACGGGGAAACCGCAGGGTGAGGGGCTGTTTCTGTTACAGCTGTGGAGTAACAGCCTGCGTCGCAGCCTGCAGAGCGCTCTCGGCCGCCAAAGCTGCCTCGCTAGCCTCCCCTGGAATGCCCCGCCACCCCCGAGCCCCCGACTCCAGTTTAATACACTTGGATTTCTTACCTTGTCCTGGAACAGGCAGTGTTTTGGTCTCAAACCCGATAGCCTGGAAAAATTTGTGTATCCCTTCCAGGCAGCTTATCCtttcctggaagaaaaggaaagaatttaaaTGTAGTCTGCTCCAGGTGAGGACTTTCCTCGGCAGAGCACCTGCAGAAGTCTCAATCTCACCTGAAACACTTTGTTCTGCAGCTTGATTTTCCGGTACTTCTCCTCCTCTGGATGGAGATAGATGTTATCCAAGTACCTGCAGAAAGGGGAATGCGCTGCATGGATCAAAGCAGGCACTTCAGGACGTGCTACCCCAATTTATGAGAAGAGACAAGCATATTTCTCGCAGataaaagagctgaaaaactgagGAAAGTAAAAACACGTCTGTGTTTCGTGCTCAAGTCAGACAGAAGATGGGGGTGGTCGATCTCAACCAGCAGCTCCCAAACCTCTTAAACCAGGGGACTAATTGCAAGACGCTGACCTTATTTCTTAACTAACAATTAAGACTGTTgaagtgtttgggtttggttttctttagaCTTTGCCTGGAGCACAGCAAGAAAATCCACCTGCCCCGCAGGGAAGGGACGAGCTGCCCGGGTGTTCGGTCCTCTCGCAGCCCACACTCACTTGGCCACGGTCTCCACGCCCACTCGGACTTTCTCCCGGTCCTTATTGAAGGTGTGAATCTCCATGATCGAAGCAGCCACCGGGTCTACGGAGAAATACTACGGGAGAAGGAGAGATGATGGTTGGGGGGAGCCGCACTACTCCGCACGAAGGGATGgggctgttgtggtttaaccctgaCCGGCAGCTCGGCACCACGCTCGCTCCCCGCTccgtgggatgggggagagaatcagaagggtaaaagtgggGGAACCGCCCTCCGTGGGTTGGGCTAAAGGTAATTTAGTAGgtgaagcaaaagctgtgcgTGTAAGCAAAGGAATTTATTCACTGTTTCCGAGTTTAGCCGTTCCCGACGGGTAATCAACGCTGTTTTCATTGCAAATCCAAACCATGGCACCATCCCAGCtgcttatgaagaaaattaactctgtcccagtcaaaaccagtaCAGGGCCAGAGCTCCCAGTCCCAGCGTTTCCAGCAAGCTGATGGGAGGGTTCTTGGCCGGACGTTTGCACGGCTACAGCGGAACAGAGCTGCCCATGGGGGACGGGGAAGATTTTacagggagaaggcagaggggaggaagaggtcACTGCTCTAGGGGACCCTACACCCCAAAACGAGTTAAAACGAGGAAGGAAAGCCGTGCAGCCGGCAGACGTGGCACTTACCGACTGTATGGCTTCTCTGAGgtgcttttccttctggtctttCCTTACAACCGCACCGGTCAACGGGCAGATGAAATAGACCCCTGAAACAGAGGGGGCAGCTGCCCCTTCCCTGTCTGGGGAGGCGAGGTCCTACAGGAGACAAAACCAGGCACCAAACTGACCGCGggaaggttttggggggtttcgggttttaaaaatatcacGGCGCGTCCgcacagggcagggacagcagcacagaggggcGCGGAGCCGGGAACAGCAGCGTCTCTCGTACCTTTTCCTCCGCGGAGAGCCCTTCCTCGCTCGCAGCCGCCTCAGCCATCAGCTCCTTCCTCACTGCGAGAGACAGACCCAGGTGACGGCGGCGGATGGGGCAGAGGTTCAGCCGATTTCAGGGGGCCTCACGCCACACGGCGCTGCCCCGGGGAAGCGAACGCCTACCCGGCCGCTCTGTCCCTGCCCTGAGAGCCCAGGGGCGAGCGCGACCCCCGTTTCCAGCGGTCAACAGAGACCGTCCGCACCCCACAACATCCTGCGGAGCTGCGCCCAGCGCTCGTCTACCCCGGATCTCCCTCTCCAACCTCAGCTCCGACCTGCGACCGTCCCGGCTGCCCCCCGCGTCCTCCAGCGAGCTCCTACCCTGGTTCTTGATGGCCTCCTGGGAGGACGGCGGCTTGGCCTTGGGCTTCAGCTCCAGCCGGGCCagcgccgcagccgccgccaTCTGCGCTTCGTCCGTCGGTGCCTGACGGGGCTTCGGGGCCGCTTCGGCTTTCGGCTTCTCCTTGGGGACCCTGGGCAGGACGGAGCAGCAGAGCTCGGGAGGAGACGGGCTCCGCCACCCCACCCACGCCCACGCCGCCACGGCCGGGGACCACAACAGCTCCGCAACCGCGACGGCCCGGACGCGGCCACCGACATGTCACCGCCATTACCGGCCCCGGTGCCTCCCTACCCCCTCGCCCCGGGGAGGCAGACGGGGAACCGGCGGCATCGCTGACCGGTGAGTGTTGGGGCCCCgcgggagccccccccccccccgcccggggcACGGCCGTCAGCGTCGGTCGCTGCTCCCAGCCCGGTGTCCCGGTGGCGCCGGGCCCAGCGCAGCCGCGGGGCCCGTGGATACcggcagctggagcagagcggGGCCGGCTCCGGCCTGGTCAGGCCCGCCCGGGAACCCGCGTCCGCCCCGGCCCTGCGCCGGGCCCGCCGTTACCGGA
This window of the Grus americana isolate bGruAme1 chromosome 28, bGruAme1.mat, whole genome shotgun sequence genome carries:
- the UBXN6 gene encoding LOW QUALITY PROTEIN: UBX domain-containing protein 6 (The sequence of the model RefSeq protein was modified relative to this genomic sequence to represent the inferred CDS: substituted 1 base at 1 genomic stop codon) — protein: MCKPLILLTARARPETGTGRPLPRPXLSCVPVRRKRRRRSRRLGEPGGAWDLWVHAWVPWVQAWGLWGQAWGEPGGLWVQAWGGRTGRDLRSVGAGLGAVGGPWVQAWGPWGGRGRPHTQPPAPEARGGRSAPSSAGAGVTDPPLPVAVTRAGRGGPGARPGAGPGPGPAAMRKFFQEIKADLKFKTAGPGQKLSEPSRVPKEKPKAEAAPKPRQAPTDEAQMAAAAALARLELKPKAKPPSSQEAIKNQVRKELMAEAAASEEGLSAEEKDLASPDREGAAAPSVSGVYFICPLTGAVVRKDQKEKHLREAIQSYFSVDPVAASIMEIHTFNKDREKVRVGVETVAKYLDNIYLHPEEEKYRKIKLQNKVFQERISCLEGIHKFFQAIGFETKTLPVPGQETTEEYYVLKEEMLTKLEDLRDYKEQLLSSEPVRAQLDRQLSVFKPSPEAARFELPNDFYNLTAEEIKREQRLRTEAVEKASMLRTRAMREKEEQREMRKYNYTLVRVRFPDGYILQGTFYARESVSALYNFVRGALRDDWLPFELLGPGGLKLTDENLAFNECGLVPSALLTLAWDAAVMADIQAAGKEQPASPLKPELLSRVQTLS